The sequence TTCCCTTTTCACCATTATATAATAGTATAAAAGGAAGAGAAAATACCATCATCCACTGATAATTTATTAAAAATAGATTTTCATAAGAAAAATCTCCAAGGATAAATATGCTGGATAATGCTATATATGATATAGAAAGAAGTAACTTATTGTCCCTGAAAAAATAGAATATAAGAGCCATTCCTATGCCCAAAAAAGAAGCCTCTGTAAATAAGGCTAAAAATCCAATTCCTATGGCATAAATAGTTAGCTTACTTTTAACTTTTCTATCCTCAGCATTTTTTATAAGATCAATCATATATAAAAGAGCAAAGCAAGTACCCAGTGAAAAAAATATATTATTAGGAATGCTCTTTTCATATGGAAGTATTAGCTCTAAGAGCCACGAACCACCAAACATAATAAATCCCCAAGTAAATAGCCTTTTCATATAATTCCATCTAT comes from Proteiniborus sp. DW1 and encodes:
- a CDS encoding TraX family protein, with product MKIKIFNGFQLKMIMTILMLLDHIGQFIPDTPIWFRYLGRIVAPIFFFMLVEGFIHTSNRWNYMKRLFTWGFIMFGGSWLLELILPYEKSIPNNIFFSLGTCFALLYMIDLIKNAEDRKVKSKLTIYAIGIGFLALFTEASFLGIGMALIFYFFRDNKLLLSISYIALSSIFILGDFSYENLFLINYQWMMVFSLPFILLYNGEKGRSLKYFFYGFYPSHIWILYIVGYFLRK